Proteins from a genomic interval of Tiliqua scincoides isolate rTilSci1 chromosome 11, rTilSci1.hap2, whole genome shotgun sequence:
- the TRIM29 gene encoding tripartite motif-containing protein 29, which produces METAKANGTTMKQEDVKNPTSPKKEAEEGKKSSSPNKGEKDANKNSSPSLETGQVKNSLYSGGDWKRPIIQFVDSADEKRSTSYFNMESGDLKKPNFPSAQLGETRRSQISFPERGDLRKTMFAMDTKKSFTSDADAKKPLFSSGQIGDFRKPTASLGETGEVKKSTYNRASRVSTSRPRATAEEILCDSCVDNKQKAVKCCLVCQTNFCELHLKPHLEGSAFRDHQLLDPIKDFEARKCPVHGKTMELFCQTDQVCICYLCMFQEHKNHTTVTVEVEKSGKETELSLQKEQLQLKIIELEDEVEKWHKERDRIKNFTTNEKATTDQHFKELIRDLEKQRDEIKAGLDHREKVAVENIKEIVEELEERVKLLQEDKDTRDQIGQISDSVLFLQEFGAMMRNYTIPPSLPTYSILLEGENMSPAMGLLRDDLMNVCMRHVEKVCKADLSRNFIERNHMENGDHRFMMNSYSDWNQPDNLKRFSMFLTPKVGNGTKMPYQFPPLGQSSPGDFSKQSDGSLYSKNAYPSIVRHQTSKAQPQTWKSSKQSMLSHYRPFYVNKGNGVTSNEAP; this is translated from the exons ATGGAGACGGCCAAGGCGAATGGGACCACCATGAAACAAGAGGATGTCAAGAACCCTACCTCCCCAAAGAAAGAAGCTGAAGAAGGGAAGAAATCCTCCAGCCCAAACAAGGGGGAGAAAGATGCCAACAAAAACTCCAGTCCCTCCCTGGAGACAGGTCAGGTCAAAAATTCTCTTTATTCTGGGGGTGACTGGAAGAGGCCGATCATCCAGTTTGTGGACTCGGCGGATGAGAAGAGGTCAACCTCCTACTTCAACATGGAGTCAGGAGATCTCAAGAAGCCCAATTTCCCCTCTGCGCAGTTAGGGGAAACCCGGAGGTCCCAGATTTCCTTCCCAGAGAGAGGGGACCTGAGGAAGACCATGTTTGCTATGGACACCAAGAAATCCTTCACCAGTGACGCAGATGCAAAAAAACCACTGTTTTCCAGTGGGCAGATTGGTGATTTCAGGAAACCCACAGCCTCCCTTGGGGAAACTGGAGAGGTCAAGAAAAGCACCTATAATCGGGCCAGTAGAGTCTCAACTTCAAGACCCCGGGCGACTGCAGAAGAGATTCTTTGTGACTCCTGTGTGGACAACAAGCAGAAGGCAGTGAAGTGTTGCCTGGTTTGCCAAACCAACTTCTGTGAGCTCCACTTGAAGCCCCATTTAGAAGGGTCTGCTTTCCGAGACCACCAGCTCCTGGACCCCATCAAAGATTTCGAAGCCAGGAAATGCCCAGTGCACGGCAAGACGATGGAGCTCTTCTGCCAGACAGATCAAGTCTGCATCTGTTATCTCTGTATGTTCCAGGAGCACAAGAACCACACCACGGTGACTGTAGAAGTAGAGAAATCCGGCAAAGAG ACCGAGCTTTCTctgcaaaaagaacagctgcagCTGAAGATCATAGAGCTGGAAGACGAGGTGGAAAAATGGCACAAGGAGAGGGATCGTATCAAG AACTTCACTACCAATGAGAAAGCAACAACCGACCAGCATTTCAAAGAGCTGATCCGTGACCTGGAGAAGCAGCGGGATGAAATAAAAGCTGGCCTGGACCACAGGGAGAAGGTTGCCGTGGAGAACATCAAGGAGATTGTGGAGGAGCTGGAAGAAAGggtcaagctcttgcaagaggaTAAGGACACCAGGGACCAGATAGGCCAGATCAGTGATTCCGTGCTTTTCCTGCAG GAATTTGGAGCCATGATGAGAAATTATACCATCCCTCCGTCTCTGCCGACGTACAGCATCCTGCTAGAGGGAGAGAACATGAGCCCGGCTATGGGGCTCCTTCGGGATGACCTGATGAATGTATGCATGAGGCATGTTGAAAAGGTCTGCAAGGCAGACCTCAGCAGGAACTTTATCGAGAGGAACCACATGGAGAATG GAGATCACCGTTTCATGATGAACAGCTACTCAGACTGGAACCAGCCAGATAACCTGAAGAGGTTTTCCATGTTCCTGACTCCTAAAG TGGGCAATGGGACCAAGATGCCATATCAGTTTCCCCCACTTGGCCAGAGTTCACCCGGCGATTTCAGCAAACAGTCTGACGGAAGTCTCTATTCTAAGAATG CGTATCCTTCCATAGTGAGGCACCAGACTTCAAAGGCACAGCCACAGACTTGGAAGTCCTCCAAGCAGAGCATGCTG